One genomic segment of Panicum virgatum strain AP13 chromosome 2N, P.virgatum_v5, whole genome shotgun sequence includes these proteins:
- the LOC120659337 gene encoding uncharacterized protein LOC120659337 — protein sequence MEGLIPLVYRAIVEYRKAREVAIGSLLCGGGDQARAPSAALFCDAAGGWRAASLSPAASPPARASLVSPLLRSASRRHNCAG from the coding sequence ATGGAAGGCCTGATACCGTTGGTGTACAGGGCCATCGTGGAGTACAGGAAGGCGAGGGAGGTCGCCATCGGGAGCCtcctgtgcggcggcggcgaccaggcgcgcgcgccgtcggcggcgcTCTTCTGCGACGCTGCTGGCGGCTGGCGCGCCGCGTCTCTCTCcccggccgcgtcgccgccggcgagggccagCCTGGTGTCGCCCCTCCTCCGCTCGGCGTCGCGCCGCCACAACTGCGCAGGCTAG